One window of Botrimarina mediterranea genomic DNA carries:
- a CDS encoding GntR family transcriptional regulator: protein MHKRVSRSSEAYSRLRERITTGQLPPGSVVSEAALAKDLGLSRTPIGEALRRLSHEGLVEQVPRYGTIVREVSSSELVELFEIREALEGMAASKAAERISPEALGELGSLCDSIEAEVACATAANSLRLDGESLRRFLAADMAFHMLIIASAGNRRLTDLIENTRSISSMFNARRGEHSVERIRNANTAHRSIVEALSARDSDAAQRLVVNHIRTSREQSLQQRENGSPVRLGTINLPDFVRQDLPGA, encoded by the coding sequence TCACCACCGGGCAGCTGCCGCCTGGTTCGGTGGTCTCTGAGGCGGCCCTGGCGAAAGACCTGGGCCTCAGCCGCACCCCCATCGGCGAGGCCCTGCGACGGCTGTCCCATGAAGGGCTGGTCGAGCAGGTCCCTCGTTACGGCACGATCGTTCGCGAAGTCTCCAGCAGTGAGCTGGTTGAGCTCTTCGAGATCCGTGAGGCCCTGGAGGGCATGGCGGCGTCGAAAGCGGCCGAGCGAATCAGCCCCGAGGCTCTCGGCGAGCTTGGGTCGCTCTGCGATTCGATCGAGGCCGAAGTCGCCTGCGCTACCGCCGCGAACAGCCTCCGACTGGATGGCGAGTCGCTGCGGAGATTCCTGGCAGCGGACATGGCCTTCCACATGTTGATCATCGCCTCGGCCGGCAACCGTCGCCTAACGGACCTCATCGAGAATACCCGTAGCATCTCGTCGATGTTCAACGCCCGCCGCGGCGAGCACTCAGTCGAACGTATCCGTAACGCCAATACGGCCCACCGCTCAATCGTCGAGGCCCTCTCGGCACGCGACTCCGACGCCGCCCAGCGTCTGGTGGTGAACCACATCCGCACGTCGCGCGAGCAATCGCTCCAACAGCGTGAGAACGGATCACCTGTGCGACTGGGAACGATCAACCTGCCCGACTTCGTCCGGCAGGACCTGCCGGGCGCCTAA